A genomic region of bacterium contains the following coding sequences:
- a CDS encoding response regulator, giving the protein MKVMVVDDEQDVELLFRQHFRKEIRLQQIDFSFALSGEQALLLLRAMRQPPAVVLILSDINMPGMNGLQLLKAVKHDFPGIKVAMITAYSNQYYEDAMASGADHYYTKPIDFTQLKNELFVEAVNG; this is encoded by the coding sequence ATGAAAGTGATGGTCGTCGATGATGAGCAGGATGTCGAGCTGCTCTTCCGGCAGCATTTCCGCAAGGAAATCCGCCTGCAACAGATCGATTTCTCCTTTGCCCTTTCCGGTGAGCAAGCCCTGCTGCTACTGCGCGCCATGCGCCAGCCCCCGGCGGTTGTACTCATACTCTCCGATATCAATATGCCCGGCATGAATGGCCTGCAGCTGCTCAAGGCGGTCAAGCATGATTTCCCCGGAATCAAGGTCGCTATGATCACCGCTTACAGCAACCAGTACTATGAGGATGCCATGGCGTCCGGAGCGGATCACTACTATACCAAACCCATAGATTTTACGCAGCTCAAAAATGAGCTCTTTGTGGAGGCGGTTAATGGCTAG